TAAAAGGTGTAAACGACATGCCTATCTTTTGAATCCAAGTGCATCAATGTGTCGGATCATATTGGATGGAATAAACCTCATGGATTTGATGTAATAGGAGGGTAAAGGACATGCATTTGATTAAACAGTGTAAATGACATGCATATCTTTTGAATCCAAGCAATTCATATGTCAGATGGTATAAACCACATGGATTTGAAGTAATTGGAGGGCCAAAAGGACCTACAGTTTCTTCTGAGAATAAGAATTTTATTCATTCAAAACAGAAGGATACAAAAGGAGCAGCCTCGATGCCTACCTGGACGGGGCATCATTATGATAGAAGAATCATCAGAGGTATACATATGATATACAAATTCACTATTCCATTTATATACGGTATAATTAAGCAATTTATGTCCTAGTAATAATTCAAAAGGCACCTTAAGTTATCCTAAACTACATTATATACTTGTATTTCCCCCAATCCATTTCGTATAGCTTTTTGAAATTCTTTGCTGGAGGCACAATTCAATACATTCTTCTAATCTAGGCACTCGAAAATGTCATACGTGACCTCCACTCCTGAATGGCAGAACGTAATGTGTGGTTTGGTGTTAACATAGAATGCTGCAGTTTAAGCTTCGTCACTGGTGATACATTATGTTTCATGAGCCATGCCATGATTGCTTCATACTCGTAAGTAAAACCATCAGCAGCAATGTGTGGATCACTCATTATTTCCTGCATTACCAATGAAATAATGTATGGAGGCAAGCAATACATAAAATTGAACTTTTATCTAATAAGTGCAATTTTTTTACCTGTAGGATTGGACAGAAGTAGTGATTTGGTGCGTGACTATTATATCTTTCCACTTTCACACTAGCATTTGCAACTTCATTGAGTCTTTTGAGGACTGGCAGAACATCAGTTTCAAGATCTGGTCTATCCCTGCATCTAAGCTTTGAACACTTAAGTGCAATTCGAGCTAATTCCTCTGTTTCAGCAAGTGGCCAATCTTTAACCGACTTATCTAGAATGCGAGGGAGGGAGCCATTCATAATGGCGTTTTCTACAGTCATTATAAGTCCATTTGGGTGACAATCTGTTAACAATTGGAGGATTATAATTCCAAACGCATATACATCTGATTTGGGTCGGACGGTGCCGGTTCTCTGATACTCTGGGTCCAAGTAGTAGAGTGTACCGACAATAAGTGATTCATTGTATTCAGTGATGTTGTCAGGCACAACATCAGAGATGAGTTTAGCCAGCCCAACATCAGCAATTTTGCTCACATAATTTCTGTCTAACAAGATATTAGCCGGTTTTAAATCTCGATGAACAATTGGATCTGGCTTTGAGTTATGTAAGAATGCAAGCCCACAAGCTACTTCAAAAACTATTCGGAACCGAACAAACCAAGGAAGTGGTGGTTTTCCATTTTGGTGGAAAAGATATTCCTCCAAGCTTCCATTTTCAAGATATTCATAGACCAGGCAACCAGTCTCAGGACAGGCTCCAAGCAGCAACACCAAGTGCGGATGGCGTAGCTGGCTTAGAACTTCAACCTGCAAACAATTGGGAGAGAACAGAAGGAAACACTTGCATCATACAGCAACAAACTATGGATCAGGAAAGTTAGCACCAAAGTAATTTGCAATCCAGTATTCATTGAAAAATGGCAGGGAAGCACACATGTTGCCAAAATGCAACCAGAATTTTATGATTGAATAGTAAGTTTAAttattcacccaaaaaaaaaaagttaagtgtAATTGAGAATTGTTTGAGTGCTGCCATTGCTGTTATGATACAAAGTCATAAACAAGTGCCTGAAACCCCAAAAAACAAAGTTTCAGGGGGAGAGGTCAACCATCTCAAATAAAGAATCAGATATACACCATGTTTAGTTGGGGAGAAGGGGGAGGGAAAATGCAGAGAGGATAGGCATTTTATGGGATTTTAGAGAGTTCAAATGACAATTTGGGAACTTCCCGTGACATTCATGATATTGTTAAGGGCCTTTGACTTCAAGTTAGTCAAAGAGGATCCTGAGCACAGTGAGTTTTTGTAGGCTTCTGAATTTCTAAAACAAAACTTCGATAGGGTACCCATGATGGTAGAGAGACCAAAGAGATCAATTGAGTTTAGAAACATTGTGACTGAAAAGTGAAAAGGATTACAAGCTAAAATTACCTCTTTCAGAAACTCCTCTTTCAAAAACCCCTGCTTCTTTTCAATTGCATCAGGCCTTAGAACTTTAACAGCTACCGGGGTGTGATGAAGGCTGCATTTGTAAACTTTCCCGTACCCACCTTCGCCAATCACATTAATCTCAGAGAACAAATCTGTTGCTGCCTCTATTTCATCCCTTGTATACCTCCTGTACCTCCTGTCACTAGAGAATAGTGCATCAACAATTTTCTGTTTCTCCATGGACTCTCTTAAGGCATCCACTTCGGCTAGCTTCTTTTCATAAGCCTCTTTAGCAAGCAAGTTTCTTGCCTCCTCAACCTCTTCCATAGCTTTCAAATACTTGGCTTTCTCTTCAGCAGCAATTTTCCTCAAAGTTTCTTCTCTTTCTAGGGCATCATTCACTCTTCTAGCCTCCTCAAGGCATGCAGAAGAAATTATCTGGACCTGGAAATTGAAGAACCGATGGTAAGAAGTCCATGAGAGTCATAACTTCCTTTTCTGAGCAAATCAAAACAATGCATTCTTCTGCAAGATCATTTTGATAGGTTCACTATATACGTGCAATTTTGTGTGTCAAGtacattaattttcattttaaggCATATTGCAAACCTGGTTgaaacataaaatcctaaaacaCTGATTTTCATAtcctttgttttttcaaaagGTTAGAAATAAATGAGAAGGTACATAAAGTTTACACTGCAGATATCTGTAACACCATAGAATAATAAAACTCACaccataatattaatttaataagagATCAAACTCACTTTGTTTTGAGCATGAGCCAGCTCTTCACAAGCTCGTTTGTACATGACAACCGTATTTTGAATTTCAACTTGCAGTTGTTCTACTTCAGACTGCAGAAAGGTACTTCATGTTACACTTGCACAGAAAAATTCTACAAATGAATATGCATGTGTTagaaaattctcaaaaatttcACCTGCTCAGATTTTGTAGAGAAGGAATTGCAGCTCTTAGTGTTAATAGATTCAAAGTCACCTACTAAGTTGAGAAGATTTCTTTCCTGATCTTCATTAGCATATATTGAAGAATCCACATGTGCGAAGTCTAGAGAATTTTGGTAACTAGGTAGTGATATTGATGTTGCTTCAAAGCTGCCGTAAACATTGGATTCTACGGTGGGAGAATGAAGCAAAGATATTTGATTATTAATATCACTGGAACCTTCTCCATAATCTCTT
This DNA window, taken from Quercus robur chromosome 2, dhQueRobu3.1, whole genome shotgun sequence, encodes the following:
- the LOC126714188 gene encoding U-box domain-containing protein 34 isoform X2, whose product is MGLASSKYDIRKRYSCLPSLGLGLGLSLRLRLWLGLSLRLRLRLWLCPTYRYRRVKQQRSSKFKTPPIDTATSSPEPRPVAIMSSVVVAVKGVAGGAGGKASRRAVRWAVENLMPESGRFILVHVMPKITYIPTPSGEPMPIEELDENVVAMYVDDMRAKFEEVFVPFKKLCKTRKMETLVLEDDDPAAALLRYISEAGITSLVLGSCSSNFIARRLKGPGIPTTILKCATSICNVYVVSRDEIINKPADTPSANESNVYGSFEATSISLPSYQNSLDFAHVDSSIYANEDQERNLLNLVGDFESINTKSCNSFSTKSEQSEVEQLQVEIQNTVVMYKRACEELAHAQNKVQIISSACLEEARRVNDALEREETLRKIAAEEKAKYLKAMEEVEEARNLLAKEAYEKKLAEVDALRESMEKQKIVDALFSSDRRYRRYTRDEIEAATDLFSEINVIGEGGYGKVYKCSLHHTPVAVKVLRPDAIEKKQGFLKEEFLKEVEVLSQLRHPHLVLLLGACPETGCLVYEYLENGSLEEYLFHQNGKPPLPWFVRFRIVFEVACGLAFLHNSKPDPIVHRDLKPANILLDRNYVSKIADVGLAKLISDVVPDNITEYNESLIVGTLYYLDPEYQRTGTVRPKSDVYAFGIIILQLLTDCHPNGLIMTVENAIMNGSLPRILDKSVKDWPLAETEELARIALKCSKLRCRDRPDLETDVLPVLKRLNEVANASVKVERYNSHAPNHYFCPILQEIMSDPHIAADGFTYEYEAIMAWLMKHNVSPVTKLKLQHSMLTPNHTLRSAIQEWRSRMTFSSA
- the LOC126714188 gene encoding U-box domain-containing protein 34 isoform X1, which produces MGLASSKYDIRKRYSCLPSLGLGLGLSLRLRLWLGLSLRLRLRLWLCPTYRYRRVKQQRSSKFKTPPIDTATSSPEPRPVAIMSSVVVAVKGVAGGAGGKASRRAVRWAVENLMPESGRFILVHVMPKITYIPTPSGEPMPIEELDENVVAMYVDDMRAKFEEVFVPFKKLCKTRKMETLVLEDDDPAAALLRYISEAGITSLVLGSCSSNFIARRLKGPGIPTTILKCATSICNVYVVSRDEIINKPADTPSANESCMHTSYTQRDYGEGSSDINNQISLLHSPTVESNVYGSFEATSISLPSYQNSLDFAHVDSSIYANEDQERNLLNLVGDFESINTKSCNSFSTKSEQSEVEQLQVEIQNTVVMYKRACEELAHAQNKVQIISSACLEEARRVNDALEREETLRKIAAEEKAKYLKAMEEVEEARNLLAKEAYEKKLAEVDALRESMEKQKIVDALFSSDRRYRRYTRDEIEAATDLFSEINVIGEGGYGKVYKCSLHHTPVAVKVLRPDAIEKKQGFLKEEFLKEVEVLSQLRHPHLVLLLGACPETGCLVYEYLENGSLEEYLFHQNGKPPLPWFVRFRIVFEVACGLAFLHNSKPDPIVHRDLKPANILLDRNYVSKIADVGLAKLISDVVPDNITEYNESLIVGTLYYLDPEYQRTGTVRPKSDVYAFGIIILQLLTDCHPNGLIMTVENAIMNGSLPRILDKSVKDWPLAETEELARIALKCSKLRCRDRPDLETDVLPVLKRLNEVANASVKVERYNSHAPNHYFCPILQEIMSDPHIAADGFTYEYEAIMAWLMKHNVSPVTKLKLQHSMLTPNHTLRSAIQEWRSRMTFSSA